A genomic window from Cucumis melo cultivar AY chromosome 8, USDA_Cmelo_AY_1.0, whole genome shotgun sequence includes:
- the LOC103502194 gene encoding BAG family molecular chaperone regulator 4 produces the protein MTEKNPYLNGSATVLNEKNDETEWEMRPCGMLVQKREDDNDADVSTTGPMIAVSVTHGYGPTKYKIFLPAQSTFGDMKKHLVAITGLQLEEQRLLFRGKEKDDDEHLHTAGVKNLSKILLLENKTNKQRKVVEDVKVVEEVERSGELSKASAAIADVRSEVDKLADRVAALQVAVNGGTNVEDKEFVVSTELLMRQLLKLDSIDAEGEAKLQRKAEVRRIQNFVDTLDALKAKSSKPISNNHSTVSVTTEWETFDSGVGSLTPPSPAPSSTRVTQDWERFD, from the exons ATGACAGAGAAGAATCCGTATCTGAATGGATCGGCCACTGTGCTGAACGAGAAGAACGACGAAACTGAGTGGGAGATGAGGCCCTGTGGCATGCTCGTCCAGAAGCGAGAAGATGATAATGACGCCGATGTTTCTACTACCGGCCCCATGATCGCCGTCAGTGTTACTCACGGTTATGGCCCTACTAAGTACAAGATTTTCCTTCCTGCTCAATCGACTTTTG GCGATATGAAAAAGCATCTGGTGGCAATAACCGGTTTGCAGCTTGAAGAGCAGAGACTACTATTTCGAGGTAAGGAGAAGGATGATGATGAGCATTTGCATACCGCAGGGGTGAAGAATTTGTCAAAGATTTTACTCTTGGAGAACAAGACAAACAAGCAGAGGAAGGTCGTGGAAGATGTTAAGGTGGTAGAAGAGGTCGAGAGAAGTGGTGAGCTTTCAAAGGCATCAGCAGCCATTGCTGATGTTCGGTCTGAGGTTGATAAGCTTGCAGATAGG GTTGCTGCCTTGCAAGTAGCTGTTAATGGTGGCACAAATGTTGAAGATAAAGAATTCGTAGTATCAACGGAGCTGCTGATGAGACAACTGTTGAAATTAGATAGCATTGATGCTGAAGGGGAAGCAAAGTTGCAGAGAAAAGCCGAG GTACGCCGCATTCAGAACTTCGTGGACACACTCGATGCATTGAAGGCAAAAAGCTCTAAACCAATCAGCAACAATCACAGCACTGTTTCAGTGACGACTGAATGGGAGACCTTTGACTCAGGAGTCGGTAGCCTAACTCCCCCATCCCCTGCTCCGTCTTCTACAAGAGTAACTCAGGATTGGGAACGGTTTGATTAG